The following proteins are co-located in the Mesorhizobium sp. M1E.F.Ca.ET.045.02.1.1 genome:
- a CDS encoding type II toxin-antitoxin system RelE/ParE family toxin yields the protein MIQRLAVVLSEAAISDLDAIAAYIFESSGSGSITISFVDRIRDRCHSIGNAPRGGRQHDDIVPGLRTVPFEHSAVIAYIVESDIVRIVNIFYGGRDYEALLRGGGEPS from the coding sequence ATGATTCAACGTCTCGCCGTCGTTCTTAGCGAAGCGGCCATATCCGATCTCGATGCTATTGCCGCCTATATTTTCGAAAGCAGCGGTAGCGGCAGTATCACTATAAGCTTCGTTGATCGCATCAGGGACCGCTGTCACAGCATCGGCAATGCGCCCCGCGGCGGGCGCCAGCACGATGACATTGTGCCGGGTCTGAGGACTGTCCCGTTCGAGCATTCCGCCGTCATCGCCTATATCGTCGAAAGCGATATCGTGCGCATCGTCAATATCTTCTACGGCGGCCGCGACTACGAAGCGCT
- a CDS encoding type II toxin-antitoxin system ParD family antitoxin yields MESAEKLSITVTPAMARMIREKVEDGSFGSASEVIRAALRAFQREEEEHAERMASIRARVKASIEDKRPAVPLDEAIARVKGRISQMARDSDDSTSRRRS; encoded by the coding sequence GTGGAGTCCGCCGAGAAACTCTCCATCACCGTCACGCCAGCCATGGCCCGGATGATCCGCGAAAAGGTCGAGGACGGCTCGTTCGGGTCCGCGAGCGAAGTCATCCGCGCCGCACTCCGCGCCTTCCAACGCGAGGAAGAGGAGCATGCCGAGCGCATGGCCTCGATCCGGGCGCGGGTGAAGGCTTCGATTGAGGACAAGAGGCCAGCCGTTCCGCTCGATGAGGCGATCGCGAGGGTAAAGGGTCGGATTTCGCAGATGGCGCGAGACAGTGATGATTCAACGTCTCGCCGTCGTTCTTAG
- the trmFO gene encoding methylenetetrahydrofolate--tRNA-(uracil(54)-C(5))-methyltransferase (FADH(2)-oxidizing) TrmFO has translation MSKDPVHVIGGGLAGSEAAWQIAEAGVPVVLHEMRPVRGTDAHKTDGLAELVCSNSFRSDDAETNAVGLLHAEMRLAGSLIMSAGDAHQVPAGGALAVDRDAFSDAVTAKINAHPLITIVREELPGLPPAEWDQTIVATGPLTAPSLAQSIAEATGADALAFFDAIAPIVHFDTIDMNTCWFQSRYDKVGPGGTGKDYINCPMDKEQYLAFVAALLEGQKTEFKQWEGTPYFDGCLPIEVMAERGVETLRYGPMKPMGLTNIHNPSVKAYAVVQLRQDNALGTLYNMVGFQTKLKHAEQVRIFRTIPGLENAEFARLGGLHRNTYINSPTLLDPSLQLKSRPGLRFAGQITGCEGYVESAAIGLLAGRFAAAERLGQAPSLPPPTTAFGALLNHITGGHIVSDDEPGKRSFQPMNVNFGLFPPVEAPKVQGKRLRGKDKTIAKRHAITTRALADCREWLGLPARAQAAE, from the coding sequence ATGAGCAAAGATCCCGTTCACGTCATCGGTGGTGGCCTCGCCGGCTCCGAGGCGGCATGGCAAATCGCCGAGGCCGGCGTTCCGGTCGTGCTGCACGAAATGCGCCCGGTGCGCGGCACCGATGCCCACAAGACCGACGGGCTGGCCGAGCTCGTCTGCTCCAACTCGTTTCGCTCGGACGACGCCGAGACCAATGCGGTGGGCCTGCTGCACGCCGAAATGCGGCTTGCCGGCTCGCTGATCATGAGCGCCGGCGACGCTCACCAGGTGCCGGCTGGCGGCGCGCTCGCCGTCGACCGTGACGCCTTCTCCGATGCGGTCACCGCGAAGATCAACGCCCACCCGCTGATCACCATCGTCCGCGAGGAATTGCCTGGCCTGCCGCCGGCGGAGTGGGACCAGACGATCGTCGCCACCGGCCCGCTGACGGCGCCCTCGCTTGCCCAGTCGATCGCCGAGGCCACGGGCGCCGATGCGCTCGCCTTCTTCGACGCCATCGCGCCGATCGTTCATTTCGACACGATCGACATGAACACCTGCTGGTTCCAGTCGCGCTACGACAAGGTCGGCCCCGGCGGCACCGGCAAGGATTACATCAACTGCCCGATGGACAAGGAGCAGTACCTCGCCTTCGTGGCGGCGTTGCTGGAGGGGCAAAAAACCGAGTTCAAACAGTGGGAAGGCACGCCCTATTTCGACGGCTGCCTGCCGATCGAGGTGATGGCCGAGCGCGGCGTCGAGACGCTGCGCTACGGGCCGATGAAGCCGATGGGCCTGACCAACATCCACAATCCGTCGGTCAAGGCCTACGCCGTCGTCCAGCTCCGCCAGGACAATGCGCTGGGCACGCTCTACAACATGGTCGGTTTCCAGACCAAGCTGAAGCATGCCGAGCAGGTGCGCATCTTCCGCACCATTCCGGGGCTAGAGAACGCCGAGTTCGCGCGCCTCGGCGGCTTGCACCGCAACACCTACATCAACTCGCCGACGCTGCTCGATCCGTCGCTGCAGCTCAAATCGCGGCCGGGCCTGCGCTTTGCCGGCCAGATCACCGGCTGCGAAGGCTATGTCGAGAGCGCCGCGATCGGCCTGCTCGCCGGCCGTTTCGCCGCCGCCGAACGGCTCGGCCAAGCGCCCTCGCTGCCACCGCCGACCACCGCCTTCGGCGCGCTGCTCAACCACATTACCGGCGGCCACATCGTTTCGGACGACGAGCCCGGAAAACGCTCCTTCCAGCCGATGAATGTCAATTTCGGCCTGTTTCCGCCGGTGGAGGCGCCGAAGGTCCAAGGAAAACGCCTGCGCGGCAAGGACAAGACCATCGCCAAACGCCATGCGATCACGACACGCGCGCTTGCGGATTGCCGCGAGTGGCTGGGATTGCCGGCGCGAGCGCAAGCCGCGGAATAG
- a CDS encoding DUF1127 domain-containing protein: protein MNLIRSYRNWRVYRETVSELGRLSNRQLYDLGIVRDEIKTIARKAV from the coding sequence ATGAACCTGATCCGCAGCTACCGTAACTGGCGCGTTTATCGCGAGACGGTTTCCGAGCTGGGTCGGCTTTCGAACCGCCAGCTCTACGATCTCGGTATCGTTCGCGACGAGATCAAGACGATCGCCCGCAAGGCGGTCTAA
- a CDS encoding DUF1127 domain-containing protein, with translation MNLIRNYRNWRRYRETVSELNRLSNRELTDLGISRSDIHYVARKAV, from the coding sequence ATGAACCTGATCCGCAACTACCGCAACTGGCGCCGCTACCGGGAAACCGTTTCCGAGCTGAACCGCCTGTCGAACCGTGAACTGACCGACCTCGGCATCAGCCGCAGCGACATCCACTACGTCGCCCGCAAGGCGGTCTAA
- a CDS encoding DUF2157 domain-containing protein, whose amino-acid sequence MAGYATRVRADIARWREAGLIDAATADALARDVAANERTSLSFGSILAMMAALLFGAAILIFVAANWEAIPRLARVAALFAVIVGGYVGGALLKTRDHAAIGEALWVVAAAAFGGSIALIGQMYHLSGDEAAALLTWCAGTALAAVALRSNPLTVAAVGIADAWLFLKWGGFFRRAEFPYLFAAIALVLFAISFWTRSQAARHLIVLSILFYLVLLAIDHNTLQVAIPLVLVSAALFAAAIFAAEPVDRIVQLGGRLPLHALIGFLAGLAMVQFELGDEASYNSGFAIASATALAGIVAAIMLGGRESRGLRWVAYAGFAFELAIIYVVMLQSMLGTAGFFLSAAVLLGILALVIIRVEKRMKTPAGGGAAA is encoded by the coding sequence ATGGCGGGCTATGCGACACGGGTGAGGGCGGATATTGCCCGCTGGCGGGAGGCGGGCCTGATTGATGCGGCGACGGCCGATGCATTGGCGCGCGACGTGGCCGCCAACGAGCGCACCTCGCTGAGCTTCGGCTCGATCCTGGCGATGATGGCCGCACTGCTGTTCGGCGCTGCGATACTCATCTTCGTGGCCGCCAACTGGGAAGCCATTCCCCGGCTGGCGCGCGTGGCAGCGCTGTTTGCCGTCATCGTCGGCGGCTATGTCGGCGGTGCGTTGCTGAAGACACGCGATCACGCGGCGATCGGCGAGGCGCTGTGGGTCGTCGCCGCCGCGGCCTTCGGCGGATCGATCGCGCTGATCGGCCAGATGTATCACCTGTCGGGAGACGAGGCCGCGGCGCTGCTGACCTGGTGCGCCGGCACCGCGCTGGCGGCGGTCGCATTGCGCTCGAACCCCCTCACCGTGGCTGCGGTCGGCATCGCCGATGCCTGGTTGTTCCTCAAATGGGGCGGATTTTTCCGCCGGGCCGAGTTTCCCTATCTCTTCGCGGCAATTGCGCTGGTGCTGTTTGCCATTTCATTCTGGACACGCAGCCAGGCGGCGCGACACCTGATCGTCCTGTCGATCCTGTTCTATCTCGTGCTGCTGGCGATAGATCACAACACGCTGCAAGTCGCCATTCCGCTCGTGCTCGTCTCGGCGGCGCTGTTCGCGGCTGCGATCTTCGCGGCGGAACCCGTCGACAGGATCGTGCAGCTCGGCGGCCGGCTGCCCTTGCACGCGCTTATCGGTTTTCTCGCCGGCCTGGCGATGGTCCAGTTCGAACTGGGCGATGAGGCGAGCTACAACAGCGGCTTTGCGATTGCCTCAGCGACCGCGCTTGCAGGCATCGTCGCGGCGATCATGCTGGGCGGTCGTGAGAGCAGGGGCTTGCGCTGGGTGGCCTATGCCGGCTTCGCCTTCGAACTCGCCATCATCTATGTTGTGATGTTGCAGTCGATGCTAGGCACGGCCGGCTTCTTCCTGTCCGCGGCCGTGCTGCTGGGGATACTGGCGCTGGTCATCATCCGCGTCGAAAAGCGCATGAAGACGCCTGCCGGGGGAGGAGCAGCGGCATGA
- a CDS encoding GDYXXLXY domain-containing protein: MTGKRLIISALVLALFQIGFLSWIIAGRAAILRNGKEVVLKIEPVDPRDLLRGDYISLGYDISRIPVRLIANIPPGKFTSNDSELVVRLKKGADGYWQPSAAWFDQAPAPAASDEADIVGHVADGWDLRSPNMTIAPEYGIERFYLPEGQGVAIQNDMRVRPFGIKLALSANGAAQIKALMDGSKTLFEEPLY, from the coding sequence ATGACCGGGAAAAGACTGATCATCTCGGCGCTGGTGCTGGCGCTTTTCCAGATCGGCTTCCTGAGCTGGATCATTGCCGGACGCGCGGCGATCCTGCGCAACGGCAAGGAAGTGGTTTTGAAGATCGAGCCTGTGGACCCACGCGATCTTCTGCGCGGCGACTACATCTCGCTTGGCTATGACATATCGCGCATCCCGGTGAGGCTCATCGCCAACATTCCGCCAGGCAAGTTCACCAGCAACGATTCCGAGCTCGTCGTCAGGTTGAAGAAGGGTGCCGACGGCTACTGGCAGCCGAGCGCGGCATGGTTCGATCAGGCGCCGGCGCCTGCCGCTTCCGATGAGGCCGACATTGTCGGCCATGTGGCGGATGGCTGGGATCTACGCTCACCCAACATGACGATCGCGCCGGAATACGGGATCGAGCGCTTCTATCTGCCCGAAGGCCAGGGCGTGGCGATCCAGAATGACATGCGCGTGCGGCCGTTCGGCATCAAGCTGGCGCTGTCAGCCAACGGCGCGGCGCAGATCAAGGCGCTCATGGACGGCAGCAAGACGCTGTTCGAGGAGCCGCTTTATTAG
- the tig gene encoding trigger factor, giving the protein MQVTETLNSGLKREIKITVPAGDMEAKLMARLNDARDKVRINGFRPGKVPVQHLRKVYGKSFMAEVVNEILNDSTRSIISGRGEKAAMQPEVIMTEDEKEAEKILAGGADFEFRLNYEVIPAIEIKDFSDIKVTRQVYDVPGSEVEDQVKRVAESARSYEPKDGKAAGGDRVTIDYVGKIGGEAFAGGAGTDQPLVLGSKEFIPGFEDQLIGTKAGDEKLVTVTFPENYQAAHLAGKEATFDVTVKEVAKPGELEVTDETAKNLGLESLERLREIVRGQIENQFGSMTRQKVKRQLLDQLDAAYSFEAPSKLVEAEFNNIWAQVNRDLEAASRTFADEETTEEEARAEYMRLAERRVRLGLVLAEIGEKAGVTVSDEELQRGLFEQVRRFPANQQQEAFEFYRNNPEAINSLRAPMFEEKVVDYLLGQISVNDVKVSKEELMADDEEAETATKAKPAKKASSKKAEAKASEAKAGETADEAEEPKKKAAPKKKAAKDAE; this is encoded by the coding sequence ATGCAGGTCACCGAAACGCTCAACTCCGGTCTCAAGCGCGAGATCAAGATCACCGTGCCGGCCGGTGACATGGAAGCCAAGCTGATGGCGCGGCTCAACGACGCCCGCGACAAGGTGCGGATCAACGGCTTCCGCCCGGGCAAGGTGCCGGTGCAGCACCTGCGCAAGGTGTACGGCAAGTCGTTCATGGCCGAAGTCGTCAACGAGATCCTCAACGACTCGACCCGCTCGATCATCTCGGGCCGCGGCGAAAAGGCTGCCATGCAGCCCGAAGTGATCATGACCGAGGACGAGAAGGAAGCCGAGAAGATCCTGGCCGGCGGCGCCGACTTCGAGTTCCGTCTCAATTACGAAGTCATCCCGGCGATCGAGATCAAGGATTTCTCCGACATCAAGGTGACGCGCCAGGTTTACGACGTGCCGGGGTCGGAAGTCGAAGACCAGGTGAAGCGCGTCGCCGAATCCGCGCGCAGCTACGAGCCTAAGGATGGCAAGGCCGCCGGAGGCGACCGCGTGACCATCGACTATGTCGGCAAGATCGGCGGCGAGGCCTTTGCCGGCGGCGCCGGCACGGACCAGCCGCTGGTGCTGGGCTCCAAGGAGTTCATCCCGGGCTTCGAGGATCAACTGATCGGCACCAAGGCCGGTGACGAGAAGTTGGTCACCGTCACCTTCCCCGAGAACTACCAGGCGGCGCATCTGGCCGGCAAGGAAGCCACCTTCGACGTCACCGTCAAGGAAGTGGCGAAGCCCGGCGAACTCGAAGTCACTGACGAGACCGCCAAGAACCTTGGCCTGGAATCGCTGGAGCGTCTTCGCGAGATCGTGCGCGGCCAGATCGAGAACCAGTTCGGTTCGATGACCCGCCAGAAGGTGAAGCGCCAGCTGCTCGACCAGCTCGACGCCGCCTACTCCTTCGAGGCGCCGTCGAAGCTCGTCGAAGCCGAGTTCAACAACATCTGGGCGCAGGTCAACCGAGACCTCGAAGCGGCCAGCCGTACCTTCGCCGACGAGGAGACCACGGAAGAAGAGGCGCGCGCCGAATATATGCGTCTTGCCGAACGCCGCGTGCGTCTCGGCCTGGTTCTCGCCGAGATCGGCGAGAAGGCCGGCGTCACCGTGTCGGACGAGGAGTTGCAGCGCGGCCTGTTCGAACAGGTTCGCCGCTTCCCGGCCAACCAGCAGCAGGAAGCCTTCGAGTTCTATCGCAACAACCCGGAGGCGATCAATTCGCTGCGCGCGCCAATGTTCGAGGAAAAGGTCGTCGATTATCTGCTCGGCCAGATCTCGGTAAACGACGTCAAGGTCAGCAAGGAAGAGCTGATGGCCGACGACGAGGAGGCAGAGACCGCGACCAAGGCGAAGCCGGCGAAGAAGGCTTCCTCGAAGAAGGCTGAGGCCAAGGCAAGCGAAGCAAAGGCGGGCGAAACCGCCGACGAGGCGGAAGAGCCCAAGAAGAAGGCCGCGCCGAAGAAGAAGGCCGCCAAGGACGCCGAGTAA
- a CDS encoding cytochrome c family protein, which yields MRAIAFLAIMPAVAFTVNPSRAQDAAAGEKVFTKCKVCHVADKDQNKVGPSLNGVIGRTAGTHPDFTYSTAMIEAGKSGVKWDEPTLTTYLHDPKAMVKGTKMAFPGLKNDQDIANVIAYLKQFSK from the coding sequence ATGCGCGCAATCGCGTTCTTAGCCATCATGCCTGCTGTCGCTTTCACCGTGAATCCGTCACGGGCACAGGATGCCGCTGCAGGCGAGAAGGTCTTCACCAAATGCAAGGTTTGCCACGTCGCTGACAAGGACCAGAACAAGGTTGGTCCATCGCTGAACGGCGTCATCGGCCGGACGGCGGGCACGCACCCCGATTTCACCTATTCGACAGCCATGATCGAAGCCGGAAAATCCGGCGTCAAATGGGACGAGCCCACCCTGACAACGTATCTTCACGATCCCAAGGCCATGGTCAAAGGGACGAAGATGGCGTTTCCCGGCCTCAAGAACGATCAGGACATAGCCAACGTCATCGCTTATCTGAAACAGTTTTCCAAATAA
- a CDS encoding aminoacyl-tRNA deacylase, whose amino-acid sequence MTIASRLRNFIDSKGILYDTVAHHRTATSRQSAIAAHVPGSIMAKSVVVHHELGYALAVVPSTHRIELGKLQDVMDKRLGLASEDEVVSLFDDCDIGAIPPIGAAYDVPVILDESLGDAADIYFEGGDHKTLVHVSGKDFRNLTTGARQARFSHRAY is encoded by the coding sequence ATGACGATAGCAAGCAGACTAAGGAACTTTATTGACAGCAAGGGAATCCTCTACGACACCGTCGCGCATCATCGAACCGCCACCAGCAGACAGAGCGCCATCGCCGCGCATGTGCCCGGCAGCATCATGGCGAAGTCGGTGGTCGTTCACCACGAACTCGGTTATGCGCTGGCGGTGGTCCCAAGCACCCACAGGATCGAGCTCGGCAAGCTGCAGGACGTCATGGACAAGCGCCTCGGGCTCGCGTCCGAGGACGAGGTGGTATCGCTCTTCGATGATTGCGACATCGGCGCCATACCGCCGATCGGCGCCGCCTATGATGTGCCGGTTATTCTGGACGAAAGCCTCGGCGATGCCGCCGACATCTATTTCGAGGGCGGCGACCACAAGACGCTTGTGCATGTCAGCGGCAAGGATTTCCGCAACCTGACCACGGGCGCGCGTCAGGCGCGGTTCAGCCACCGGGCCTATTGA
- a CDS encoding cytochrome C oxidase subunit IV family protein, whose amino-acid sequence MAEATANGLGQHALHSTHDAAAVTKADTHQEHPIKLYLVVWAWLFILSTCSYLVDYFGIHGYLRWSLILIFMMLKAGLIVAVFMHMAWERLAMMYAIILPPILVLVFVTMMVLEADYTLLTRIAFFGPGP is encoded by the coding sequence ATGGCTGAAGCAACCGCAAACGGTCTCGGACAACACGCACTGCATTCCACCCACGATGCGGCGGCCGTCACCAAGGCGGACACACATCAGGAACATCCGATCAAGCTCTATCTGGTGGTCTGGGCGTGGCTGTTCATCCTCAGCACCTGCTCCTATCTGGTCGACTATTTCGGTATCCACGGCTACCTCAGATGGTCGCTGATCCTGATCTTCATGATGCTCAAGGCGGGACTGATCGTCGCCGTCTTCATGCATATGGCCTGGGAGCGGCTGGCGATGATGTATGCGATCATCCTGCCGCCGATATTGGTGCTGGTTTTCGTGACGATGATGGTCCTCGAAGCCGACTATACGCTGTTGACCCGTATCGCATTTTTCGGGCCCGGCCCCTGA
- a CDS encoding heme-copper oxidase subunit III family protein gives MAETTHSGQLNRPEGWRGIAADWASDQRAFKNVSWGKAMMWIFLLSDTFIFGCFLLSYMTARISTRVPWPNPSEVFALRIGGSEIPLILIAIMTFVLISSSGTMAMAVNFGYRRDRRKTAILMLLTAALGATFVGMQAFEWTKLITEGVRPWGNPWGAAQFGSSFFMITGFHGTHVTIGVIFLIIVARKVWRGDFDTGRRGFFTSRRGRYENVEIMGLYWHFVDLVWVFIFAFFYLW, from the coding sequence ATGGCTGAGACGACACATAGCGGCCAGTTGAATCGCCCCGAGGGCTGGCGCGGTATCGCCGCCGATTGGGCCTCGGATCAGCGCGCGTTCAAGAACGTGTCCTGGGGCAAGGCCATGATGTGGATCTTCCTGCTCAGCGACACCTTCATCTTCGGTTGCTTCCTGCTTTCCTACATGACGGCGCGGATTTCCACCCGCGTGCCGTGGCCGAATCCAAGCGAGGTCTTCGCCTTGCGCATCGGCGGCTCGGAGATCCCCCTCATCCTGATCGCCATCATGACCTTCGTGCTGATCTCGAGCAGCGGAACCATGGCCATGGCGGTCAATTTCGGCTACCGCCGCGATCGCCGCAAAACCGCGATCCTGATGCTCTTGACCGCTGCGCTCGGCGCGACATTCGTCGGCATGCAGGCCTTCGAATGGACCAAGCTCATCACCGAGGGGGTGCGGCCCTGGGGCAATCCCTGGGGCGCCGCGCAGTTCGGCTCGTCCTTCTTCATGATCACCGGCTTCCACGGCACCCACGTCACGATCGGCGTGATCTTCCTGATCATCGTGGCTCGAAAAGTCTGGCGTGGCGACTTCGACACCGGGCGGCGCGGTTTTTTCACCAGTCGCCGTGGCCGTTACGAGAATGTCGAGATCATGGGACTCTACTGGCACTTCGTCGACCTGGTCTGGGTGTTCATCTTCGCCTTCTTCTATCTTTGGTGA
- a CDS encoding cytochrome c oxidase subunit 3 — protein sequence MSVIVVFLLVIAGFAGWWLSHQGLTAKPWLEQGMAGDFVDLDRSPLPTAKIGLGVFLAVVGCLFSLFTSAYFMRMGLSDWRPLPLPRLLWLNTGVLVLSSVALHCAVVAARRGQLDMVKLGLATAGLTALAFLAGQLAAWRQLTEDGYLLASNPANSFFYLITAMHGLHIMGGLVGLGRTSASAWNSARPERLRLGVELCAMYWHFLLFVWLGIFAVLAGWAATFIDICRQLLT from the coding sequence ATGAGCGTTATCGTTGTCTTTTTGCTGGTAATCGCCGGCTTTGCCGGCTGGTGGCTTTCGCACCAGGGGCTGACGGCGAAGCCATGGCTCGAGCAAGGCATGGCCGGGGATTTCGTCGACCTCGACCGGTCGCCCCTGCCCACCGCCAAGATCGGCCTCGGCGTCTTCCTCGCCGTCGTCGGCTGCCTGTTCTCGCTGTTCACCAGCGCCTATTTCATGCGCATGGGCCTGTCGGACTGGCGGCCGCTGCCGCTGCCGCGCCTGCTGTGGCTGAACACCGGCGTGCTGGTGCTGAGCAGCGTCGCGCTGCATTGCGCCGTGGTCGCCGCGCGCAGAGGCCAGTTGGACATGGTGAAGCTCGGTCTTGCAACGGCCGGGCTGACCGCCCTCGCCTTCCTGGCCGGCCAGTTGGCGGCCTGGCGGCAGCTGACCGAAGACGGCTACCTGCTGGCCTCCAACCCGGCCAACAGCTTCTTCTATCTGATCACCGCAATGCATGGCCTGCACATAATGGGCGGGCTGGTCGGCCTTGGCAGGACGAGCGCCAGTGCCTGGAACAGCGCCCGGCCGGAGCGGTTGCGCCTCGGCGTCGAGCTCTGCGCCATGTATTGGCATTTCCTGCTTTTCGTCTGGCTCGGCATCTTCGCCGTTCTGGCCGGCTGGGCGGCGACATTCATCGACATTTGCCGGCAATTGCTGACCTAG
- the ctaD gene encoding cytochrome c oxidase subunit I: MVDVTPADAVPPAEVGEVELYHPHSWWTKYVFSQDAKVIAVQYSATATAIGLVALVLSWLMRLQLGFPGTFDFITPEAYYQFITVHGMIMVIYLLTALFLGGFGNYLIPLMVGARDMVFPYVNMLSYWVYLLAVLVLVSSFFAPGGPTGAGWTLYPPQAIMTGTPGGQDWGIILMLSSLILFIIGFTMGGLNYVVTVLQGRTRGMTLMRLPLTVWGIFTATVMALLAFPALFVACVMMLLDRLLGTSFFMPAIVEMGEQLQHNGGSPILFQHLFWFFGHPEVYIVALPAFGIVSDLISTHARKNIFGYRMMVWAIIAIGALSFVVWAHHMYVSGMNPYFGFFFATTTLIIAVPTAIKVYNWVLTLWRGDIHLTIPMLFALAFIVTFVNGGLTGLFLGNVVVDVPLSDTMFVVAHFHMVMGVAPILVIFGAIYHWYPKVTGRMLDETLGRFHFWVTFLGAYLIFFPMHYLGLMGVPRRYAELTDMTIMTESAHHLNSFISIMAFIVGFAQMVFLFNLIWSIRHGREAGGNPWRATTLEWQTPETPPAHGNFGKELPIVYRWAYDYSVPGAKEDFIPQNVPGSFGLGPSREPA; the protein is encoded by the coding sequence ATGGTCGACGTCACACCCGCAGATGCCGTTCCGCCCGCCGAAGTCGGAGAGGTGGAACTGTACCATCCGCATAGCTGGTGGACGAAATATGTCTTCTCTCAGGACGCCAAGGTCATTGCGGTCCAGTATTCGGCGACGGCAACGGCCATCGGTCTTGTGGCGCTGGTGCTGTCCTGGCTGATGCGCCTGCAGCTTGGTTTTCCCGGCACGTTCGACTTCATCACTCCGGAAGCCTATTACCAGTTCATCACCGTGCACGGCATGATCATGGTGATCTACCTGCTCACCGCGCTCTTCCTTGGCGGCTTCGGCAATTACCTCATCCCGCTGATGGTCGGCGCCCGCGACATGGTCTTTCCCTATGTCAACATGCTGAGCTACTGGGTCTATCTGCTCGCCGTGCTCGTTCTGGTGTCGAGCTTCTTTGCGCCGGGCGGACCGACGGGCGCAGGCTGGACGCTCTACCCGCCGCAGGCCATCATGACCGGCACGCCGGGCGGCCAGGATTGGGGCATCATCCTGATGCTCTCTTCGCTCATCCTGTTCATCATCGGCTTCACCATGGGTGGCCTGAACTATGTGGTGACGGTGCTGCAGGGCCGTACGCGCGGCATGACCCTTATGCGCCTGCCGCTCACCGTCTGGGGCATCTTCACCGCCACCGTCATGGCGCTGCTCGCCTTTCCGGCGCTGTTCGTCGCTTGTGTGATGATGCTGCTCGACCGTCTGCTCGGCACCTCCTTCTTCATGCCGGCGATCGTCGAAATGGGCGAGCAGCTGCAGCACAATGGCGGCAGCCCGATCCTATTCCAGCACCTGTTCTGGTTCTTCGGCCACCCGGAAGTCTACATCGTGGCCCTGCCGGCCTTCGGCATCGTGTCCGACCTGATCAGCACGCATGCGCGCAAGAATATCTTCGGCTACCGCATGATGGTCTGGGCCATCATCGCCATCGGCGCGCTGAGCTTCGTGGTCTGGGCGCACCACATGTATGTCAGCGGCATGAATCCTTATTTCGGCTTCTTCTTCGCCACCACGACGTTGATCATTGCCGTGCCGACCGCGATCAAGGTCTATAACTGGGTGCTGACGCTGTGGCGCGGCGACATCCACCTCACCATCCCCATGCTGTTCGCGCTCGCCTTCATCGTCACCTTCGTCAACGGCGGCCTGACGGGCCTGTTCCTCGGGAACGTCGTCGTCGACGTGCCGTTGTCGGACACGATGTTCGTGGTCGCCCATTTCCACATGGTGATGGGCGTCGCGCCGATCCTGGTTATCTTCGGCGCGATCTATCACTGGTATCCGAAGGTCACCGGCCGGATGCTCGACGAGACGCTCGGCCGCTTCCATTTCTGGGTCACCTTCCTCGGCGCCTATCTGATCTTCTTCCCCATGCACTATCTCGGCCTTATGGGCGTTCCTCGGCGCTACGCCGAACTGACCGACATGACGATAATGACGGAGTCGGCCCATCATCTGAACTCGTTCATCAGCATCATGGCCTTCATCGTCGGCTTCGCCCAGATGGTGTTCCTGTTCAACCTGATCTGGAGCATCCGCCATGGCCGCGAGGCCGGCGGCAACCCTTGGCGGGCAACGACGCTCGAGTGGCAGACGCCTGAGACGCCGCCTGCGCACGGCAATTTCGGCAAGGAACTGCCGATCGTCTATCGCTGGGCCTACGACTACAGCGTGCCAGGAGCCAAGGAGGACTTCATCCCGCAGAACGTGCCGGGCTCCTTCGGCCTCGGCCCCTCCAGGGAGCCGGCATGA